The stretch of DNA AACAAACCGCTCTTCTGCACATCCTTCGGGCTGAGGCGAACGCAGCCTCCGGAAACCCTCAGGATATGGATATCGTATTGGACTGTTGTCAAGCCGTCGATAAAGGTCTTCAAGGATGCCGAGCCTACATGCTTCGagggaagcaccttctcaaacttggccttttcgacaCTGCCATGAATGACTTCGAAACTACGAGGAAAGTTGCGAGCTCTAAGGAATGTTTGAAATTCATAGAAGATACTAAGGCACTAAAGAAGAAATGGGAGAGCCAAAGCCATTATGAGGTTTTGGGTGTGGGTCAGACGGCCACCAGGGCAGACGTTTTAAAAGCCTTCAAAGGCTTGTCCATGAAGTTACACCCGGACAGACACCGGGACAAGCCCGAATTCCTACAGGGGGCATTCGAGAAGTTCAAAAGAGTGGTTAATGCTAAAATTGTTCTGACAGATGATCAAAGCAGAAGGGCATACGATGCAGAGCTTCTACAACGCCCAAGACAACAGCCAGGACAGTGGGACCAACGTCAGCAGAACTTCCAACGCCCAGGACAACAGCCAGGACAGTGGGACCAACGTCAGCAGAACTTCCAACGCCCAGGACAACAGCCAGGACAGTGGTACCAACGTCGGCAGAACTTCCAACGGCCAGGACAACAGCCAGGACAGTGGGACCAACGTCGGCAGAACTTCCATTTCGAACCAAGAGGGGACCAAGTCAGTACTACTACTATTATGCACCAACAGGGGGATAATCTTTTGGGAATTTGTTTGAAATGTTTGAAGAATTGTTCAGGAATATGTAAATGAAAAGTCCTTCCTgaacgataagaaaaaaaatagaa from Palaemon carinicauda isolate YSFRI2023 chromosome 44, ASM3689809v2, whole genome shotgun sequence encodes:
- the LOC137634222 gene encoding dnaJ homolog subfamily C member 3-like, which gives rise to MASDYQNLLKECAKIDLEMKKQERLLEILKTENEATQAQKEQLRNEINKLKAEKQAKENMKAEKQAKENMKAEKQAKENMKAEKTSDQEKEKEFVKTDFKGNEQQKNKEIKNECKKECKKETENKKDDQRGKLLKDGLLAHKNKRFDEAMTIFTDALAIDSDNKEQTALLHILRAEANAASGNPQDMDIVLDCCQAVDKGLQGCRAYMLRGKHLLKLGLFDTAMNDFETTRKVASSKECLKFIEDTKALKKKWESQSHYEVLGVGQTATRADVLKAFKGLSMKLHPDRHRDKPEFLQGAFEKFKRVVNAKIVLTDDQSRRAYDAELLQRPRQQPGQWDQRQQNFQRPGQQPGQWDQRQQNFQRPGQQPGQWYQRRQNFQRPGQQPGQWDQRRQNFHFEPRGDQVSTTTIMHQQGDNLLGICLKCLKNCSGICK